In the genome of Chitinivibrio alkaliphilus ACht1, one region contains:
- a CDS encoding UvrD-helicase domain-containing protein, with protein MNPQTFDVRKVPLSKISMVDASAGTGKTYSIALLVIRLILEKDMDIRTILVLTFTKAATREIQGRIQAFLQELHNCCEYPKKINDSPLHACLPRDPEQRREAQRQIARALLFIDEAPIYTIHGFCQKMLSTHPFETGNLFSPVVLEDSAELHTRFINVWWRKCMAHSKPRHLHLLAPHILHREKLSPLVSAILAGKEIDPPKEVDKEIDPPKEVDIERALTEKEEALSRCEEERQKLCNDEAALEELRAVLIEERAKKRAKFIETLLQVLETHCTPKDLIKEIFTQAGDVRKDIARRENLMETELISTLISLRNKEKECKADSDKQCLCAAQHLAWIMAQAAAHDIRQYKREHSLLEFDDLIFHLHRVVCDESPRGRAAAEAISRDYNALFIDEFQDTDQRQFEILNALFGEKPCFYIGDPKQSIYGWRGADLDTYFMVRREKIDALYSMKECFRSTPNLVSSFNTFFGATDSFFEHPELSYTEVEGKNDTPWDTPPLTVYTGGAKRDEIIALSADRITQFLIEHREVSLEKCAVLVRAHREAADIKAALARRGVPAVTIDDSSLFATKAAEDLQGVLEALVSGEDRQFRRALISPLCGFSAQDIAAMPAETYEEHLRRFRLFAQIWEEHGLAAALTALISEYALRERVFVYSSLEQGERFFADLMHLMDCLVFETVKNGLTVEEQLLFLQRQIGKETSQKRRVENDSNSLQIVTIHKSKGLTYDHVFCPFLNASEKKKPSPLTLVKTDRGYRFIDFDQDQAYLKKEALQENRRLIYVAMTRARFSCTLCIGKKVKDGTVNLAEGALKECVENVQDNSAIQIIPLDVQDITDVRYTAPEEILPGTKRELKHRENLRSQRDVSSFSALSNMHGLPPEGLDERAGSAYDEWIFTRRGGALLGNFLHDIFETIDFTAPAREDILQCGKKHPLVFTPEDMPRYEELCRHTLGAGRPGEKTGFSLGEIPRQDTLREMEFYFSLESRSDFSRIGEVMHRHFGYDFTPRREHMPGFIKGFIDLIFEYAGQYYILDWKSNSLGRELFLYENTSLEQAMCDSNYHFQYALYTLALKRYMESRGIDFLRRFGGVYYLFLRGVREGTSTGVYYAPPKKVLSVVDELEKFFG; from the coding sequence ATTCCCCTCTTCATGCCTGTCTTCCCAGGGATCCAGAACAACGCAGGGAAGCACAGAGGCAGATCGCCCGTGCCCTTTTGTTTATTGATGAAGCCCCCATTTACACCATCCACGGCTTTTGTCAAAAAATGCTGAGTACACACCCCTTTGAAACGGGAAATCTCTTCAGCCCTGTCGTGCTGGAGGACAGTGCGGAGCTGCACACCCGCTTTATAAATGTGTGGTGGCGAAAGTGCATGGCCCATTCCAAGCCCCGTCATCTTCATCTCCTTGCCCCCCATATACTACACCGGGAAAAGCTTTCCCCCCTGGTGTCGGCTATTCTTGCGGGAAAAGAAATAGATCCCCCCAAAGAGGTTGATAAAGAAATAGATCCCCCCAAAGAGGTTGATATCGAAAGGGCCCTTACAGAGAAAGAAGAAGCCCTGTCCCGCTGTGAAGAGGAGCGACAGAAGCTGTGCAACGATGAAGCGGCCCTGGAGGAACTGCGTGCAGTTCTTATAGAGGAAAGAGCAAAGAAAAGAGCAAAATTTATTGAAACCCTTCTGCAAGTCCTGGAGACGCATTGTACACCGAAAGACCTTATAAAAGAAATCTTTACTCAGGCCGGTGATGTACGGAAGGATATTGCGCGACGGGAAAACCTCATGGAAACAGAGCTTATTTCCACCCTTATTTCCCTGCGTAATAAAGAAAAAGAGTGCAAAGCAGATTCTGACAAACAGTGTCTCTGTGCGGCTCAGCATCTGGCATGGATCATGGCACAAGCGGCGGCCCATGATATCCGTCAGTATAAAAGGGAGCACTCCCTTCTGGAGTTTGACGATCTTATATTCCATCTGCACCGGGTGGTGTGTGATGAATCTCCCCGCGGAAGGGCTGCGGCAGAGGCAATAAGCCGGGACTACAACGCCCTTTTTATTGATGAGTTTCAGGATACGGACCAACGGCAATTTGAGATACTCAATGCCCTCTTCGGGGAAAAACCCTGTTTTTATATCGGTGATCCCAAACAGTCTATCTACGGCTGGCGCGGTGCCGATCTGGATACCTACTTCATGGTACGGAGAGAAAAAATCGATGCCCTGTACTCCATGAAAGAGTGCTTTCGATCCACGCCAAATCTGGTATCATCCTTCAATACCTTCTTTGGTGCAACAGACTCCTTTTTTGAACACCCGGAGCTTAGCTACACCGAAGTGGAGGGGAAAAACGATACCCCGTGGGATACGCCCCCCCTGACTGTCTATACCGGGGGAGCAAAAAGGGATGAAATTATTGCCCTTTCGGCAGATCGTATCACGCAGTTTCTTATAGAACACCGGGAGGTCTCCCTGGAAAAATGCGCCGTCCTTGTGCGTGCACACCGTGAGGCCGCGGACATAAAGGCGGCCCTTGCCCGGCGGGGAGTGCCTGCTGTCACTATTGATGATAGTTCTCTTTTTGCCACGAAGGCCGCGGAGGACCTGCAGGGTGTCCTTGAGGCCCTTGTTTCCGGGGAGGATCGCCAGTTTCGCCGCGCCCTTATTTCACCCCTGTGTGGGTTTTCTGCTCAGGATATTGCCGCCATGCCTGCCGAAACCTATGAAGAACATCTGCGCCGGTTTCGCCTTTTTGCACAGATTTGGGAAGAGCATGGCCTTGCCGCCGCCCTTACCGCTCTTATTTCGGAATACGCCCTGCGTGAGCGGGTCTTTGTGTATTCCAGCCTTGAGCAGGGAGAGCGCTTTTTTGCCGATCTCATGCATCTTATGGACTGCCTTGTCTTTGAAACCGTTAAAAACGGGTTGACTGTGGAGGAGCAGCTTCTGTTTCTTCAAAGGCAGATTGGAAAAGAGACATCCCAAAAACGGCGCGTTGAAAACGACAGCAACTCCCTGCAGATTGTAACCATACACAAAAGCAAGGGGCTTACCTACGATCATGTCTTTTGTCCCTTCCTCAACGCCTCGGAAAAGAAAAAACCAAGCCCCCTTACCCTCGTAAAAACCGATAGGGGATATCGATTTATTGATTTCGACCAGGATCAAGCATATTTGAAGAAAGAAGCCCTGCAGGAAAACCGCCGTTTGATCTATGTGGCCATGACCCGCGCCCGCTTTTCCTGTACTCTGTGTATTGGAAAAAAAGTGAAGGATGGGACTGTGAATCTTGCAGAGGGTGCCTTGAAGGAGTGCGTTGAAAATGTGCAGGATAATTCTGCCATACAAATCATCCCCCTTGATGTACAGGATATCACTGATGTACGGTATACTGCCCCTGAGGAAATCCTGCCCGGTACAAAACGGGAGCTGAAACACCGGGAAAATCTCAGGTCCCAAAGGGATGTATCCAGTTTCTCCGCCCTGTCAAATATGCATGGACTTCCCCCGGAAGGGCTTGATGAAAGGGCGGGCTCCGCCTATGATGAGTGGATATTTACCCGGCGCGGGGGAGCACTCCTTGGAAATTTTCTCCACGATATCTTTGAGACCATTGATTTTACTGCCCCCGCACGGGAGGATATACTCCAATGCGGAAAAAAACATCCCCTGGTTTTTACACCGGAGGATATGCCCCGCTATGAGGAACTATGCCGTCACACCCTGGGGGCGGGGCGTCCCGGAGAAAAAACAGGGTTTTCCCTGGGTGAAATTCCACGCCAAGACACTCTGCGGGAGATGGAGTTTTATTTCTCCCTTGAAAGCAGGAGTGATTTTTCCCGTATCGGGGAGGTGATGCACCGTCATTTTGGATATGATTTTACCCCCCGACGGGAGCATATGCCCGGATTCATCAAGGGTTTTATCGACCTGATCTTTGAATATGCGGGGCAGTATTATATCCTTGACTGGAAAAGCAACAGCCTGGGCAGAGAGCTCTTTCTCTATGAAAATACCAGCCTTGAACAAGCTATGTGTGATAGTAACTATCACTTTCAATACGCGCTGTACACCCTTGCCTTAAAACGATATATGGAATCAAGGGGTATTGATTTTTTACGCCGTTTCGGTGGGGTGTACTATCTTTTCCTTCGCGGGGTACGGGAAGGAACATCAACCGGGGTGTATTACGCACCGCCAAAGAAGGTATTGTCTGTGGTGGATGAGCTTGAGAAGTTTTTTGGGTGA
- a CDS encoding GIY-YIG nuclease family protein, which yields MIKFGKTIKLFLMDADPEGRMVCELSNWTGKAYRIPRGRVKDCADREELRSTAVYLLFGKADSSASRPKVYIGEAENVYNRLVQHVAEKEYWNESVVFISKDENLNKAHIKYLESRLHEIALQADRYDLENGNTPTRSSISEADQAEMEEFIQYVKMLVNTMGFKVFEPIVRQDDTSGNDITLYVSNSRGANARGKRVSDGFVVYMGSEIAQNPVASFTKGFSTLRDDLLAKKIVVEQGDTLVLQEDYLFSSPSAAAAVVLGRSANGLVEWKDSSGIDLKTIETAEIRDAETELSQKNESC from the coding sequence ATGATTAAATTTGGTAAGACCATAAAACTGTTTCTCATGGACGCTGACCCGGAGGGGCGCATGGTGTGTGAACTCTCCAACTGGACCGGCAAAGCATACAGAATTCCCCGTGGCAGGGTAAAGGATTGTGCAGATCGGGAGGAATTACGCTCTACAGCGGTGTATTTGCTCTTTGGAAAGGCGGACTCCTCCGCCTCACGGCCCAAAGTATATATCGGTGAAGCGGAAAATGTATACAATCGCCTTGTGCAGCATGTTGCTGAAAAAGAATACTGGAATGAATCTGTGGTGTTTATCAGTAAAGATGAGAATCTCAACAAAGCCCATATTAAGTATCTTGAATCCCGATTGCATGAGATAGCTCTTCAGGCTGATAGGTATGATCTAGAAAACGGAAATACTCCCACACGATCTTCGATTTCAGAAGCCGATCAGGCAGAGATGGAAGAGTTTATTCAGTATGTGAAAATGTTGGTAAATACCATGGGGTTCAAGGTCTTTGAACCTATTGTCCGGCAGGATGATACCAGTGGAAATGACATCACGCTCTATGTTTCAAATTCCCGTGGGGCCAATGCCCGGGGCAAACGAGTTTCGGATGGTTTTGTTGTATATATGGGATCAGAAATTGCACAAAACCCCGTTGCTTCTTTTACCAAAGGGTTCAGCACCCTGAGAGATGACCTGCTGGCAAAAAAGATTGTTGTGGAACAAGGGGATACACTTGTCTTGCAGGAAGACTATCTTTTCAGTAGCCCCTCTGCTGCTGCGGCGGTTGTTTTGGGAAGAAGTGCAAACGGGTTGGTGGAATGGAAAGATAGTTCAGGTATTGATCTGAAAACAATTGAGACGGCGGAAATACGAGATGCTGAGACAGAACTTTCTCAAAAGAATGAGTCATGTTGA